From a single Alkalihalophilus pseudofirmus genomic region:
- a CDS encoding glycogen synthase, which translates to MKIAMIATECTPFFKTGGLADVIGSLPKALTHLDHELTVFLPKTASLPSIVLEQLEWVETFDVAVKWRNQHCAVLRYKEHQVTYYFIENDYYFDRVPFYGQADDGERFAFFTHAVLDTINKLNLTIDIVHCHDWQTGLIPAYIKTGALKSQPKIIYTIHNLRYQGVFPHSVFDELLHLDEEHRLGLEHNENINLMKAAIYHADWITTVSPTYSEEIQTPAFGEGLDRLLCERKHSLSGIVNGIDEDYYNPAKDFHIPYTYHRQPEKKQENKKALQDKLGLTISENTPMIALISRLVDEKGVSLLVDTADELLCEEDVQLVLLGSGDAHLEEQLERMARTHPERVSFYKGFNEKLAAFMYAAADFLLMPSKFEPCGLSQLIALRYETVPIVRETGGLKDTISSFNEFNGEGNGLSFTNYNERDFLYTVRRGLWLYRVEHLWNQLLQNIYQSSSNWVHSAKAYENVYNHVMTKGAWDQRDE; encoded by the coding sequence ATGAAAATCGCCATGATCGCAACCGAATGCACCCCTTTTTTTAAAACAGGAGGCTTAGCTGATGTTATCGGCTCGCTTCCAAAAGCTTTGACTCACCTAGATCATGAACTAACTGTCTTTCTTCCAAAGACAGCTTCCCTCCCCTCTATTGTTTTAGAGCAGCTTGAATGGGTGGAAACATTTGATGTAGCTGTCAAATGGAGAAATCAACATTGTGCCGTGTTACGCTACAAAGAGCATCAGGTGACATACTATTTTATTGAAAATGACTATTATTTTGACCGTGTACCCTTTTATGGTCAAGCAGATGACGGGGAACGCTTTGCTTTCTTTACTCACGCCGTCTTAGATACTATTAACAAGTTAAATTTGACTATTGATATTGTTCATTGTCATGACTGGCAGACCGGGCTTATTCCTGCATATATAAAAACCGGAGCATTAAAGAGTCAGCCTAAGATTATCTACACCATTCATAATCTTAGATACCAAGGGGTCTTCCCCCACTCGGTTTTCGATGAGCTCCTACATTTAGACGAGGAGCATCGCTTAGGTCTTGAACATAACGAGAACATTAATCTTATGAAGGCGGCAATCTATCATGCTGATTGGATTACAACTGTAAGTCCGACTTATTCAGAAGAAATCCAAACCCCCGCTTTTGGAGAAGGTTTAGATAGGCTCTTGTGTGAAAGAAAGCATTCTTTATCGGGCATCGTTAATGGAATTGATGAGGATTATTACAATCCGGCAAAAGACTTTCATATTCCTTATACGTACCATCGTCAACCTGAGAAAAAGCAAGAGAATAAAAAGGCCCTTCAAGATAAATTAGGATTAACAATCAGTGAAAACACGCCAATGATCGCCCTAATATCAAGGCTTGTTGATGAAAAAGGAGTTTCTTTATTGGTTGATACCGCCGATGAGCTGCTTTGTGAAGAAGATGTTCAGCTTGTGTTGTTAGGGTCAGGTGATGCTCATCTTGAGGAACAATTAGAACGCATGGCTCGCACTCACCCAGAACGCGTATCTTTTTATAAAGGCTTTAATGAAAAGCTCGCAGCTTTTATGTATGCAGCAGCTGATTTCCTGCTCATGCCATCAAAATTTGAACCATGCGGACTAAGCCAGCTTATCGCTCTTCGCTATGAGACGGTTCCGATTGTTCGTGAAACCGGAGGCTTAAAGGACACGATTTCTTCATTTAATGAGTTTAATGGAGAAGGAAATGGTCTGAGCTTCACGAATTACAATGAGAGAGACTTTCTTTATACCGTTCGACGCGGTTTATGGTTATACCGCGTTGAACATCTGTGGAACCAGCTGCTTCAAAATATATATCAAAGCAGCAGCAATTGGGTTCACTCAGCAAAAGCGTATGAGAACGTCTATAATCATGTGATGACAAAAGGAGCGTGGGATCAACGCGATGAATAA
- the glgD gene encoding glucose-1-phosphate adenylyltransferase subunit GlgD encodes MKRLMGVINLDAEQDLLGELTYFRCGAAVPFGGRYRLIDFVLSNMVHAQISEIAVFTRRKYRSLMDHLGNGKAWDLDHVKGGLFILPPDWNDPTDISKGELQHFHNNRDFFARGQADHVLITGSQHVSTVDFEEVFTQHLNTNADVTVVYQHNEKMVTDTPFSKKLTIDKTGHVRDLTNDQKNPNYYMNMYIIKKDLLLELVDSCIARGKSFLFEEGIIPRADKLKIGSYAYNGYLAVIDSLSAYYQQSMKLLSDQHFEELFLSKKPLLTKIKNEPPTVYKRGSNATNSLIANGCVIEGKVSNSILFRGVKVERGAVIENSVIMQRCVIKKGTVLKNVVLDKDITLTPNKTLIGADKQPYVVAKRKVI; translated from the coding sequence TTGAAGCGATTAATGGGTGTAATTAACTTAGATGCTGAACAAGATCTGCTAGGAGAGTTAACTTACTTTAGGTGCGGAGCTGCTGTGCCGTTTGGCGGGCGCTACCGTTTGATTGATTTTGTTTTATCCAATATGGTTCATGCACAAATTTCAGAAATTGCGGTTTTCACAAGAAGGAAATATCGATCATTAATGGATCATTTAGGGAATGGCAAGGCGTGGGATCTCGATCATGTTAAAGGCGGGCTTTTCATCCTTCCTCCAGACTGGAATGACCCGACTGATATTTCTAAAGGGGAGCTGCAGCATTTTCATAATAATCGCGACTTCTTTGCCCGAGGCCAAGCAGACCATGTCCTTATTACGGGCAGCCAGCACGTCTCAACCGTTGATTTTGAAGAAGTCTTCACTCAGCACCTGAATACCAATGCAGATGTGACAGTCGTCTATCAACACAATGAAAAGATGGTAACAGATACACCATTTTCAAAGAAACTTACAATAGATAAAACAGGCCACGTACGTGATCTTACAAATGATCAAAAAAATCCTAACTATTATATGAATATGTATATCATTAAAAAAGATCTTTTACTCGAGTTAGTGGATTCATGTATTGCTCGGGGAAAATCATTTCTTTTCGAAGAGGGTATTATCCCCCGTGCTGACAAGCTTAAGATTGGAAGCTATGCATACAACGGCTACCTTGCCGTTATTGATTCACTGTCTGCATACTACCAACAAAGCATGAAGCTTTTATCCGATCAACATTTTGAGGAATTATTCTTATCAAAAAAGCCATTGTTGACCAAAATTAAGAATGAACCCCCTACTGTGTATAAAAGAGGTTCAAACGCAACGAACTCATTAATAGCCAACGGCTGCGTTATTGAAGGGAAAGTATCTAACAGCATCTTGTTTCGCGGGGTTAAAGTAGAGCGTGGCGCTGTGATTGAAAACTCCGTGATCATGCAGCGGTGCGTCATCAAAAAAGGAACCGTCCTAAAGAATGTTGTTCTTGATAAAGACATAACTCTTACACCTAATAAAACCTTAATTGGAGCAGATAAACAGCCTTATGTTGTAGCTAAACGAAAAGTGATTTAA
- a CDS encoding glucose-1-phosphate adenylyltransferase, whose protein sequence is MNSSKKECVAMLLAGGEGKRLGSLTKKLAKPAVYFGGKYRIIDFPLSNCTNSGIDTVGVLTQYEPLALNTHLGIGTPWGLDHRQGGLTALPPFVEKAGGSWYLGTADAIYQNTCFIEQYEPEYVLVLSGDHIYKMDYDKMLQYHKEKQADVTISVIEVPMDEASRFGIMNTDEDYTITEFEEKPKHPKNNLASMGVYLFTWSYLKSFLTNDALNPHSEHDFGKNVIPSMLESDLKLVAYPFSGYWRDVGTVQSYWEASMDLLATDSPLDLHEDAWRIYSTNPNQPPQYIAAGAKVSRSFINEGCLVYGKLVKSILFHGVKVGQHSEVTNSILMPNVQIGSNVTLTNVIVTEGTHIPDGTRITSSKHDILVIDQETKFEALTMLA, encoded by the coding sequence ATGAACAGTTCTAAAAAAGAATGTGTCGCAATGCTTTTAGCTGGTGGGGAAGGAAAACGATTAGGCTCGCTCACAAAAAAGCTGGCTAAACCAGCTGTGTATTTTGGAGGCAAATATCGCATTATTGATTTCCCGCTCAGCAATTGTACAAACTCTGGTATTGATACAGTAGGGGTTCTCACTCAGTATGAACCATTAGCACTTAACACCCACCTTGGAATTGGAACTCCTTGGGGGCTTGATCATCGTCAAGGGGGATTAACAGCATTGCCTCCATTTGTAGAAAAAGCAGGCGGGTCTTGGTATCTCGGAACAGCAGACGCTATCTATCAAAATACTTGCTTCATTGAACAATACGAGCCCGAATACGTACTCGTGTTATCAGGGGACCACATTTATAAAATGGATTACGACAAAATGCTTCAATACCATAAAGAAAAACAAGCAGATGTGACGATCTCAGTCATTGAGGTGCCTATGGATGAAGCGAGCCGTTTTGGCATCATGAACACTGATGAAGACTACACAATCACTGAATTTGAAGAAAAACCTAAACACCCGAAAAATAACTTAGCCTCTATGGGGGTTTATTTATTTACATGGTCTTATCTGAAATCATTTTTAACTAATGATGCGTTAAATCCTCATTCAGAGCATGATTTCGGGAAAAACGTCATCCCTTCTATGCTCGAAAGTGATCTCAAGCTTGTTGCCTATCCTTTCTCCGGCTACTGGCGTGATGTTGGAACCGTTCAAAGTTATTGGGAAGCGAGTATGGACCTTTTAGCTACCGACTCTCCTCTTGATTTACACGAAGACGCGTGGAGAATTTATTCAACTAATCCTAATCAGCCTCCACAATATATAGCCGCCGGAGCAAAAGTCAGCCGATCTTTCATTAATGAAGGGTGCTTAGTCTATGGAAAGCTTGTGAAATCGATACTATTCCATGGAGTAAAAGTCGGGCAACACAGTGAAGTGACAAACTCTATTTTGATGCCTAATGTACAGATCGGCTCAAATGTGACCTTAACAAATGTCATTGTGACAGAGGGCACCCACATTCCTGATGGCACAAGAATTACTTCTTCTAAACATGACATTTTAGTTATCGATCAAGAAACAAAATTTGAAGCGTTAACGATGTTAGCGTAA
- a CDS encoding DUF2225 domain-containing protein: MKDTIEPLYDKSCTCMVCSHSFTTKRIRSRFVKVKKLHNDFFTEYKETDLNPIYYEAAVCPECGFTFTDMFQPSFPQGSSDAIRVVLKSWKKQNFGEKRTRSDAIRTLKLALLSAVLKKEKHIVIAGLCLRLAWIYRESRSSKLSSSELSQSEEKRFLEQALERYIASYEQADYVGTQMSDIRILYLIGELSRQLGNQADAIRYFSEVIHHKNRAVEAKLVEMAREQWYIMRQDIKDVESQ, translated from the coding sequence ATGAAGGATACAATTGAGCCACTCTATGATAAAAGTTGTACGTGTATGGTTTGTAGTCATTCATTTACAACAAAGAGAATTCGTTCTCGCTTTGTCAAAGTAAAAAAGCTGCACAATGATTTTTTTACTGAATATAAAGAAACTGATTTAAATCCTATTTATTATGAAGCCGCAGTGTGTCCGGAATGTGGGTTTACATTTACTGATATGTTCCAACCAAGCTTTCCACAAGGCTCCTCAGATGCGATAAGAGTAGTGTTGAAAAGCTGGAAGAAACAGAATTTTGGAGAGAAGCGGACAAGAAGCGATGCGATACGCACATTGAAGCTGGCCTTACTGTCTGCTGTCCTTAAAAAGGAAAAACATATCGTCATTGCCGGGCTTTGCCTGAGGTTAGCTTGGATTTACCGTGAATCACGTTCAAGTAAATTATCTTCAAGTGAATTATCCCAATCTGAAGAAAAACGTTTCTTAGAACAGGCATTAGAAAGATACATCGCTTCTTATGAACAAGCGGATTATGTTGGTACGCAGATGAGTGACATAAGAATTCTTTATTTGATTGGAGAGTTATCGAGACAATTAGGGAATCAAGCAGATGCCATTCGTTATTTTAGTGAAGTGATTCATCACAAAAATAGAGCAGTTGAAGCAAAGCTTGTAGAGATGGCAAGAGAACAATGGTACATCATGCGTCAAGACATCAAGGACGTAGAAAGTCAATAA
- a CDS encoding chemotaxis protein CheX gives MNVQYINAICRAAKSILTSHLGVEVENMRPSAGSGTVPSHGISVILGVKGDLKGQIICTFQTETALNIVGAMMGGMKIEVLDEMGFSAVQEFGNWVAGTTATELSKEDCVIDVTPPVINEGDSKFHSSYPYITVPLKSTLGEIQVHISVSEDGAKTRSAI, from the coding sequence ATGAATGTGCAATACATAAATGCGATTTGCCGTGCTGCAAAATCGATTTTAACGAGTCATTTAGGAGTAGAAGTTGAGAATATGCGCCCAAGTGCAGGCAGCGGGACAGTTCCTTCACACGGGATTTCCGTCATTCTTGGGGTTAAAGGCGACTTAAAAGGTCAAATTATATGTACCTTCCAAACCGAAACCGCCTTAAATATTGTTGGAGCTATGATGGGCGGAATGAAAATAGAAGTACTAGATGAAATGGGCTTCAGTGCCGTTCAAGAGTTCGGAAACTGGGTTGCTGGAACGACTGCGACTGAACTATCAAAAGAGGACTGTGTGATTGATGTAACTCCGCCTGTAATCAATGAAGGAGATTCAAAATTCCACTCCAGTTATCCATATATAACAGTTCCCCTAAAAAGTACATTAGGGGAGATTCAAGTGCATATTTCCGTATCAGAAGATGGGGCAAAGACACGATCTGCTATATAG
- a CDS encoding bifunctional GNAT family N-acetyltransferase/carbon-nitrogen hydrolase family protein, translating to MSEIDVSKFEKKMIIRTIEERDFDAIINMQKVCFPNMEPWKREHLQSHIDIFPEGQFCVEYDGEIIGSCSSLIINFDEYDDQHTWDEITDEGYITNHDPEGYNLYGIEVMVHPQYRRMKIGRRLYEARKDLARELNLKSIIIGGRIPNYHNHAKELTPRQYVEEVTMHNLYDPVLTFQVMNGFSLKRINQNYLEDDRASMRYATLMEWNNIDYRPTTPKRQFKTSFPVRITTIQYEMKKISSFEDFAIQCEYYTDVAASYQSDFAVFPEIFTLQLLSFLPEKSPSRAIRRLTEFTEDYIELFTNLAVKYNVNIIGGSHFVEEEGKIYNIAYLFRRDGTIEKQYKLHITPNERKFWGIHGGDKVNVFDTDCGKIAIQICYDIEFPELGRIAVDKGANIIFTPFCTDDRQGYLRVRYCSQARAIENQVYTVLSGTVGNLSQVENMDIQYAQSGIFSPSDFTFARDGIVGECNPNIETVVVGDVDLEILRRHRRAGSVNQLRDRRHDVYKIVYKQD from the coding sequence ATGTCAGAAATAGATGTTTCCAAATTTGAGAAAAAAATGATTATCCGAACGATAGAAGAACGTGATTTTGATGCAATTATAAATATGCAAAAAGTATGTTTTCCAAACATGGAGCCATGGAAGAGAGAACATTTGCAAAGTCATATCGATATTTTCCCAGAAGGGCAGTTCTGTGTTGAGTATGACGGGGAAATCATTGGTTCCTGTTCTAGTTTGATTATCAACTTTGATGAGTACGATGATCAACATACATGGGATGAAATTACTGATGAAGGCTACATTACGAATCATGATCCTGAAGGATACAATTTATACGGAATTGAAGTGATGGTTCACCCGCAGTACCGCCGCATGAAAATTGGCAGAAGACTTTATGAAGCACGGAAAGATCTTGCAAGAGAACTTAATCTAAAAAGTATTATTATCGGCGGGAGAATCCCAAATTATCATAACCATGCAAAGGAACTTACGCCGCGTCAATATGTTGAAGAAGTAACGATGCATAACTTGTATGATCCAGTTCTTACTTTCCAAGTGATGAATGGATTCAGCTTGAAACGAATTAATCAGAACTATCTTGAAGACGACCGTGCTTCCATGCGTTATGCGACTTTGATGGAGTGGAATAATATTGACTATCGTCCGACGACTCCTAAACGTCAATTTAAAACATCTTTCCCTGTGCGCATTACGACCATCCAATATGAGATGAAGAAAATTTCTTCATTTGAAGATTTCGCGATTCAGTGTGAGTACTATACAGATGTTGCGGCAAGTTATCAATCGGACTTTGCTGTATTTCCGGAGATCTTTACGTTGCAGCTGCTTTCTTTCTTACCGGAAAAAAGCCCAAGTCGTGCAATTCGCAGGCTGACGGAATTTACTGAGGATTACATTGAATTATTTACGAATTTAGCGGTTAAATACAATGTAAACATTATTGGAGGATCGCATTTCGTTGAAGAGGAAGGGAAGATTTACAATATTGCGTATCTCTTCCGTCGTGATGGAACAATTGAGAAGCAATATAAACTTCATATTACACCAAATGAACGTAAGTTCTGGGGTATTCATGGTGGAGACAAAGTAAATGTATTTGATACAGACTGCGGAAAGATTGCCATTCAAATTTGTTATGATATTGAATTCCCTGAGCTTGGTCGTATTGCAGTTGATAAAGGTGCAAATATTATCTTTACTCCATTCTGTACCGATGACCGCCAAGGCTATCTGAGAGTACGTTACTGTTCACAGGCTCGTGCGATTGAAAATCAAGTATATACCGTTCTTTCTGGTACAGTTGGAAACTTATCTCAGGTGGAGAATATGGATATTCAATATGCTCAATCTGGTATCTTCAGTCCATCAGACTTTACGTTTGCACGTGATGGAATTGTCGGGGAGTGCAACCCTAATATCGAAACTGTTGTAGTCGGGGACGTTGACCTTGAAATCCTCCGCCGCCATCGCCGCGCAGGAAGTGTGAACCAGCTTCGTGATAGAAGACATGATGTCTATAAGATTGTTTATAAACAAGACTAA
- a CDS encoding FixH family protein — MKLEKVLRPEWVIPAIIVLFILGSGAVLFLAAVSKDQVVTNWSMNVAGLDEFYQTGEAVDIHLFLEDAEGHPIEDANVSVLLDRPETVHHMNKVMHKVEGGLYETEAIFSLPGTWIGMVEAVRGKDVYRNQFLLRVEGGIIAESNRDPEDAFTLDQPLPAYLQKEMEAIPASHP; from the coding sequence ATGAAGCTTGAAAAGGTATTACGGCCAGAATGGGTTATTCCAGCCATCATTGTACTCTTTATTTTAGGTTCAGGAGCTGTTCTTTTCTTAGCTGCCGTCTCAAAAGATCAAGTCGTAACCAATTGGTCGATGAATGTAGCAGGGCTTGATGAGTTTTATCAGACAGGAGAAGCGGTCGATATTCATTTATTTTTAGAGGACGCAGAAGGGCACCCGATTGAAGATGCCAATGTATCAGTTCTCCTAGACAGGCCTGAGACGGTGCATCATATGAATAAGGTGATGCATAAGGTCGAGGGGGGCCTATATGAGACAGAAGCCATCTTCTCTTTGCCTGGTACTTGGATTGGAATGGTAGAGGCAGTTAGAGGGAAGGATGTGTACCGCAATCAATTTTTGCTTCGGGTAGAGGGCGGAATAATTGCAGAATCTAATCGTGACCCTGAAGATGCATTCACTCTAGATCAGCCCTTACCTGCATATTTACAAAAAGAAATGGAAGCGATTCCGGCATCGCATCCTTAG
- a CDS encoding glycerol-3-phosphate dehydrogenase/oxidase, which translates to MAHTFSSEKRFAYVNELKTKELDLLVIGGGITGAGIALDGASRGLKIGLIEMQDFAAGTSSRSTKLVHGGLRYLKQLEVKLVAEVGKERAIVYENAPHVTSPEWMLLPIFKNGTFGKFSTSFGLNVYDRLADVRKDERRHMLNKKTTLQREPLLRKDKLKGGGLYVEYRTDDARLTLEILKEAVRRGTVAVNYMKVESFLYENGKAVGVVMVDQFTGEAHKVFAKVIVNAAGPWVDTLREQDRSKSGKQLKLSKGVHLVIDLARFPLSQAVYFDTEKDGRMIFAIPRDGKTYVGTTDTYYEADIAHPRMTIADRDYILEAANFMFPSLHLTPEDVESSWTGLRPLIYEEGKSASEVSRKDEVFTSDSGLLSIAGGKLTGYRKMAERVVDDVCKKLSIKAVCQTDSITLSGGHVGGIDQFQAFLEQQTREGVRLGLSENTAYGLSKLYGSNVTKVYACLRQTKRHAEAFHLPKELLAQLRYGIEEEMVATPLDFFNRRTGALFFNIQWVIEHKEAVLRYMKSVFEWSEEEAAMHEEELNREIHFARTPVADENKPV; encoded by the coding sequence ATGGCCCATACATTCTCAAGTGAAAAGCGTTTTGCTTATGTTAATGAGTTAAAAACAAAAGAATTGGATCTTTTGGTCATTGGTGGAGGGATTACTGGTGCCGGGATCGCACTCGATGGAGCATCAAGAGGGTTGAAAATTGGTTTAATTGAGATGCAGGATTTTGCGGCAGGGACCTCAAGCCGTTCCACTAAGCTTGTACACGGAGGTCTGCGTTATCTTAAGCAGCTTGAAGTTAAGCTAGTAGCGGAAGTGGGCAAAGAACGGGCCATTGTATATGAAAATGCACCCCATGTAACTTCACCTGAATGGATGCTTCTACCTATTTTTAAAAATGGCACATTCGGCAAATTCTCGACTTCCTTTGGTTTAAATGTATATGACCGGCTGGCTGATGTTAGAAAAGATGAAAGACGTCATATGTTGAACAAAAAAACAACGTTACAGCGTGAGCCTCTGCTTAGAAAAGATAAATTGAAAGGCGGCGGACTGTATGTAGAATACCGTACAGATGACGCACGTCTCACACTTGAAATTCTGAAAGAAGCCGTGAGACGAGGGACTGTTGCGGTTAATTATATGAAAGTCGAGTCTTTTCTCTATGAAAACGGTAAGGCAGTCGGTGTTGTGATGGTTGATCAATTTACAGGTGAGGCGCATAAAGTATTTGCGAAAGTGATTGTCAACGCAGCCGGACCTTGGGTAGATACACTGCGTGAGCAGGACAGGTCCAAATCGGGTAAGCAGCTTAAGCTATCTAAAGGGGTTCATCTAGTTATTGATCTTGCTCGTTTTCCTTTAAGTCAAGCGGTTTATTTTGATACTGAAAAAGATGGCCGGATGATATTTGCTATTCCTCGTGATGGGAAAACGTACGTTGGAACAACCGATACGTACTATGAGGCTGACATCGCTCACCCAAGAATGACGATAGCTGACCGCGATTACATATTAGAGGCCGCCAATTTTATGTTCCCTTCCCTGCATTTAACTCCAGAAGATGTTGAGTCAAGCTGGACTGGGCTCAGACCTTTGATTTATGAAGAAGGAAAAAGTGCTTCAGAAGTGTCACGGAAGGATGAAGTATTTACCTCTGATTCCGGCCTTTTGTCTATTGCAGGCGGAAAGTTGACAGGATACCGGAAAATGGCTGAGCGTGTGGTGGATGACGTTTGTAAAAAGCTTAGTATAAAAGCAGTCTGCCAAACGGATTCGATTACTTTGTCTGGCGGCCATGTAGGCGGGATTGACCAATTTCAAGCATTTTTAGAGCAGCAAACGAGAGAAGGAGTCCGTCTTGGGCTCTCAGAAAATACCGCGTATGGCCTCTCAAAATTATACGGCTCGAATGTGACGAAAGTATATGCCTGTCTTAGACAGACCAAAAGACATGCCGAAGCATTCCATTTGCCAAAAGAATTACTAGCTCAATTAAGGTATGGGATAGAAGAGGAAATGGTTGCAACGCCCCTTGATTTCTTTAACCGCAGAACGGGAGCTCTATTCTTTAATATTCAATGGGTAATTGAACATAAAGAAGCCGTTCTCCGCTACATGAAATCAGTGTTTGAGTGGAGCGAAGAAGAAGCGGCGATGCATGAAGAAGAATTAAATAGAGAGATTCACTTTGCTAGAACACCAGTAGCTGACGAGAATAAGCCAGTATAA
- a CDS encoding phospho-sugar mutase, translating into MNWRARYARWNNFHALEKELKETLTKIESNEAALEDCFYKDLEFGTGGMRGEIGPGPNRMNTYTIRRAAKGLALFIEAQGEEAKERGVVIAYDSRHKSPEFAKEAALTLGKHGVKTYLFLDLRPTPELSYAVRKLNAYGGIVVTASHNPPEYNGFKVYGPDGGQLPPGPADELVRYVNGIEDELTIEVADELELKAERLLQIVAEDVDNAYNEELKTIVVDSELLKEVGGDVKIVFTPLHGTANVSVRRVLEETGFTDVTVVAEQELPDPQFSTVKSPNPEEHAAFELAIQYGEKEGADLLLATDPDADRVGLAVKNNDGEYVVLTGNQTGALLLDYILSQKEKQGTLPANGIVMKTIVTSELGRSIAEHYGMTAMDTLTGFKFIGEKIAQFEKTGEHTFLFGYEESYGYLIGDFVRDKDAVQACLAAAELAAYYKSRQMTVYEGLLELYEKYGFYQESLQSLTLKGKAGIEKIQSIISSFRTEPPVEIAGKRVAYIEDYQSSQSMNVVLAEPSMIQLPKSNVLKYKLEDGSWFCIRPSGTEPKVKFYFGVQKNSLEESRLSLQELEQAVMNRVHALS; encoded by the coding sequence ATGAATTGGAGAGCTCGCTACGCGAGATGGAACAACTTCCATGCGCTAGAAAAGGAACTGAAAGAAACTTTAACTAAGATTGAAAGTAATGAAGCAGCCTTAGAAGATTGTTTTTATAAAGATCTAGAATTCGGCACGGGCGGCATGCGTGGTGAAATTGGCCCAGGTCCTAACCGAATGAATACATACACAATACGCAGAGCAGCTAAAGGCCTTGCTCTTTTCATTGAGGCACAAGGTGAGGAGGCAAAGGAAAGAGGCGTAGTCATTGCTTATGATTCAAGACACAAATCACCTGAATTTGCAAAAGAAGCGGCGCTCACTCTTGGAAAACATGGTGTGAAGACGTATTTATTTCTTGACCTTAGACCGACACCAGAACTGTCTTATGCGGTTCGTAAGTTAAACGCGTATGGCGGAATTGTTGTGACAGCTAGTCATAATCCTCCAGAGTACAACGGATTTAAAGTGTACGGCCCAGATGGCGGTCAGCTTCCGCCAGGTCCTGCAGATGAGCTTGTCCGTTATGTAAATGGAATTGAAGATGAGCTGACGATTGAAGTGGCGGATGAATTAGAACTTAAGGCAGAGCGCTTATTACAAATCGTTGCTGAAGATGTAGACAATGCCTACAACGAAGAGCTTAAAACAATTGTTGTGGATTCTGAGCTCCTTAAAGAAGTTGGAGGAGATGTGAAAATTGTTTTCACTCCGCTCCATGGTACAGCAAATGTATCAGTCAGACGTGTACTAGAGGAGACAGGCTTTACCGATGTCACTGTCGTAGCTGAGCAAGAGCTGCCAGATCCGCAATTTTCTACGGTGAAATCGCCTAATCCAGAGGAGCATGCCGCTTTTGAACTGGCAATTCAGTATGGTGAAAAAGAGGGCGCAGACCTGCTGCTTGCAACCGACCCTGATGCTGATCGCGTCGGACTTGCCGTGAAAAATAATGACGGGGAATATGTCGTATTAACAGGTAATCAAACAGGTGCACTTTTGCTTGATTATATTTTGAGTCAAAAAGAGAAGCAAGGGACCCTCCCTGCTAACGGAATTGTAATGAAAACAATTGTTACTTCAGAATTAGGCCGGTCCATTGCAGAACACTACGGAATGACGGCAATGGATACACTAACTGGCTTTAAATTCATAGGAGAGAAAATTGCTCAATTTGAGAAAACAGGCGAGCACACCTTCTTATTTGGGTATGAAGAAAGCTATGGCTATTTAATCGGTGATTTCGTACGTGATAAAGATGCTGTGCAAGCCTGCTTAGCTGCGGCAGAATTAGCGGCTTACTACAAATCTCGTCAAATGACAGTGTATGAAGGGTTACTTGAGTTGTATGAGAAGTATGGCTTCTATCAAGAGTCATTGCAGTCACTCACGCTAAAAGGAAAAGCTGGTATCGAGAAAATACAGTCGATTATTTCTTCCTTTAGAACAGAGCCGCCAGTTGAGATTGCTGGTAAACGAGTGGCCTATATTGAAGACTATCAATCGAGCCAATCAATGAATGTCGTATTAGCTGAACCGAGTATGATTCAGCTTCCAAAATCAAATGTTCTAAAATATAAGTTAGAAGATGGCTCTTGGTTCTGCATTAGACCATCCGGCACAGAGCCAAAAGTGAAATTCTATTTTGGGGTTCAGAAGAATTCATTAGAAGAAAGCCGGTTAAGCTTACAAGAGTTAGAGCAAGCTGTTATGAATCGTGTACATGCTTTAAGTTAA